One part of the Anopheles coustani chromosome 2, idAnoCousDA_361_x.2, whole genome shotgun sequence genome encodes these proteins:
- the LOC131266674 gene encoding rhodanese domain-containing protein CG4456-like isoform X2 — protein MLRNASYEEIVDIANHPEVLLVDVREPSELSATGQIPTSINIPLKQVSTELQLSQAAFESKYGRKKPAADDPIIFYCRIGVRSGNGAHEADKLGFKRVKNYVGSWLEYAEKQGLPS, from the exons ATGCTGCGAAACG CTTCCTATGAAGAGATCGTCGATATTGCGAACCACCCTGAAGTGCTGCTGGTAGACGTACGGGAACCATCGGAATTATCCGCCACTGGTCAGATCCCTACCAGCATCAATATTCCTT TGAAGCAAGTTTCCACCGAACTCCAGTTGTCCCAGGCAGCCTTCGAATCGAAGTATGGTCGCAAAAAGCCTGCCGCGGATGATCCCATAATATTTTACTGCCGCATTGGTGTGCGATCGGGGAATGGCGCTCACGAAGCTGATAAATTGGGATTCAAACG AGTGAAGAACTACGTCGGATCTTGGTTGGAATATGCTGAAAAACAAGGTTTACCTAGTTAA
- the LOC131266674 gene encoding rhodanese domain-containing protein CG4456-like isoform X1, whose translation MLRNGMRFVATGVNRLHAGVLVTRTKVPWQIASGTISYQRKCRDYSSSSDSNPHKFDKTVIDRTRLASYEEIVDIANHPEVLLVDVREPSELSATGQIPTSINIPLKQVSTELQLSQAAFESKYGRKKPAADDPIIFYCRIGVRSGNGAHEADKLGFKRVKNYVGSWLEYAEKQGLPS comes from the exons ATGCTGCGAAACGGTATGAGATTTGTTGCTACTGGTGTTAACCGGCTGCACGCAGGAGTGCTAGTTACCAGAACGAAAGTTCCTTGGCAAATCGCCTCCGGCACCATTAGTTACCAGAGAAAATGCAGGGACTATTCGTCCAGCAGCGATTCCAACCCGCATAAGTTTGATAAGACCGTAATTGATCGTACACGTCTAGCTTCCTATGAAGAGATCGTCGATATTGCGAACCACCCTGAAGTGCTGCTGGTAGACGTACGGGAACCATCGGAATTATCCGCCACTGGTCAGATCCCTACCAGCATCAATATTCCTT TGAAGCAAGTTTCCACCGAACTCCAGTTGTCCCAGGCAGCCTTCGAATCGAAGTATGGTCGCAAAAAGCCTGCCGCGGATGATCCCATAATATTTTACTGCCGCATTGGTGTGCGATCGGGGAATGGCGCTCACGAAGCTGATAAATTGGGATTCAAACG AGTGAAGAACTACGTCGGATCTTGGTTGGAATATGCTGAAAAACAAGGTTTACCTAGTTAA